The segment TCGGTAATCTCCGCTTATGAAGGTCTGGAAGACGATGGCTTCGCCTATACCGTACAGGGCCAGGGCAGTTACGTCGCACAGGGCGCAGCAGCGGGGCAGGGTGAACCGGAAGCGGCAACCTGGAGCATGGACTGGACAGAGCGGCTCAGCAGCCAGGCGCTGCTCGCGGAGGAGCTGGACATTATGAAGCGGGGGATACGCGCGGAGAAGGGCACGATTTCTTTTACCAGCATCGCCCCGGATGAGCGTCTCTTCGATCTGGACCATGTGCGTAGAGCGTTCCTGGAGCGTATGTCCGTAGAGGGCAATGTTCTGCTGAATTATGGATATGCCAAAGGCTATAAGCCATTAATAGACTATCTCAAACAATATATGGAGCATAAAGGAGTAGATCTGCGCGGCAAGGATCTGCTGATTACGAACGGGTTCACAGAGGGCTTCGACCTGGTGCTGTCGGCTCTCGGCAAGCGTCACGGCACAGTGGTCTGCGAGAATCCGACGCATCATACGGCGATCAAGAATCTGAGGCTGCACGGCTTCGGAATTCACGGAGTCACGATGGAGCGGGACGGCATCCACCTCGGGGAGCTGAAGCAGGCGCTGGAGGCGCAGCAATACGACTGTGCTTATCTGGTTCCCTCCTACCATAATCCCACCGGCATCGTCATGTCTCCCGAGAAAAGACAAGGGCTGATGAAGCTGATGCAGGACTACAACGTGCCGGTGATTGAGGACGGGTTCAACGAGGAGCTGCGGTATTCCGGCGCCCATGTGGCTCCGTTAATTGCGGCGGCGGGCGGCGGGAACGGCGTGGTGTATCTCGGCAGCTTTTCCAAGGTTCTGTTCCCCGGGC is part of the Paenibacillus sp. FSL M7-0420 genome and harbors:
- a CDS encoding aminotransferase-like domain-containing protein, whose amino-acid sequence is MFKDFKLIAGRPVSIQVKDYMKHLIIKSALQGGQKLPSTRELSTLLKVSRNSVISAYEGLEDDGFAYTVQGQGSYVAQGAAAGQGEPEAATWSMDWTERLSSQALLAEELDIMKRGIRAEKGTISFTSIAPDERLFDLDHVRRAFLERMSVEGNVLLNYGYAKGYKPLIDYLKQYMEHKGVDLRGKDLLITNGFTEGFDLVLSALGKRHGTVVCENPTHHTAIKNLRLHGFGIHGVTMERDGIHLGELKQALEAQQYDCAYLVPSYHNPTGIVMSPEKRQGLMKLMQDYNVPVIEDGFNEELRYSGAHVAPLIAAAGGGNGVVYLGSFSKVLFPGLRVGWVLADQELIYYLESVKRARTIHTSTLDQSILYQYLLGGNLEKYLKKARLEYKRKYELTLACCKEHIPYATLSGDGGLHLFVTFAEGFNTRELLAACHAQGVIFTAGDIFFTDGAGQNTLRLGFSRVEDEDIMSGIAIIGKTARQIMGE